GTTCCACAGCAGTTTTATAGTACTGGTGACTTGCTTAAGATTCCCCTTCCCCGTCCCTGGAATGGTGATATTAATACTCTGTCACGTTATATTTCTGCTTATCGTCAACATTTTCAGTCATTGCCTATCCCATCTGGTCTTAGTATGCAGATCCTTCTTCGTTCAGTCCCTGAAGCCACCGCTCAACTATGGCTTCAGCAACCCCCTGATTCTCTAGCTCGCTTGACTCCTGAAGgttttttcacttttttGACTAATCTCTATCATATTTCTCCCCGACATGTTCTTAAGGCACGTGAGTCTGAACTCCGCAATCTACgttgttcttctttgtcACAAGTTCCTACTTACAACACGACTCACCGCGCATTATCTTCTGAACTTGGTTGGAATGAGAGTCAACGGATTGATGGCTACCTTGCTGGGTTTACTCAACCTGACTTGGTTCGTCACACCGATGATGTCGATCCCGAGTATGATTATGATCAACTTCAGCGTCACTTCCAAGCGTTCGCTTTGCGTCTTTATGACAAACGTCGTACTGACACCTCTTCCAATGCTAATAACAATGGTTCTCGTTCTTCTGCTTCACGCTCTGCATCTCGCAAACTCTCTTCTGAAGAGAGACGACGTCGCGAAAAAGAGAAGCTTTGCCTTTATTGCGCATCTCCAGACCATGCTGTAGCACAGTGTTCTGTTAAGCCTGTGTCTAATTCCTCGTCTTCCCAGTCTTCTTCCTTTCCTAAACCTTCGTCAAAATCTTCTGGTTCTACTTCTCGTTCCAAGGTTGTTACTCCTTCTTCTCGTGTTCACATGATCACAGTGAAAACTGAGCCTGTTGAATCCGCTTCTTCGGATTTCCCCGATTCATTCCATGAACAAGCTCTTTCAGATCATGATCTCTCCGATCttaatgaagatgattttgtCGATTCCCCCTCTTCTGGTTCCTCCAGTTCCGCCACTTCCAATTCTTCCACTCTTCAATCTAATGCCTTTTACTTATCCCACTTGATGTTCGCAGAAGTTCCTGCTTGTGTTCCTCATGAGTTTCTAGAAGTCTCTTTTGGCCCGATTACTGGATCTGAGACATCTGTTCAAGCACATGTCGATACTGGTGCACAATCTAGTCTTATTGATTATGATTTCGCAGCTCGCCATAATCTTGGTGTTATCTCTGCCGATCTTGATCTCTATGCCTATAATGCAACTGCCCCTTTTGCTCGAACTCATTTTCAGGTTCCGTTAAGTATCAATTGGCAAGGTAAATTTTATCGTGTTAAGTTTGTGGTTGTTCCTAATTGCCCATATCCCATGGTACTTGGTGCAGGGTTTCTTAAATTCCCTTTCGAATTTAATCTTTTCCAACCCCATCCACTTCAGCCATTACCTCCCCGCGCTGTCACTCCTACTTGTGGTCCCTTCATGCCACAAGCTCCTGTACCTTCTCAACCCGCTTCGTTTGCTTCCTGTCGGTCTTCTTACAAACCGCCTCATAATCAACACAAACGTAGTTATAAGTACAAACACCGTAGATCCCCTCACAATTCTACTCCTACTTCCCGGATTTACTTGGTTACTACTGTTGAAAACGTCGATCCCCCTTCTTTTATTCCTTCTCGGATTCTTAAGGTCTTTGATACTGTCCCCACTTCTTTGCCTCCTCATCGATCTGAATTGATATGAAAATTGACATTCTACCTGATGCGGCACTGCGCAAAGCTCGTGTTTACCCTTTGAGCCCTCCtcaagaagctcttgaCAGAATATCTAGATTCCTATCTTTCCAAAGGCTATATTCGACCTTCAACCTCTTCCATCGCGTCTCCTGTCTTCTTTGTACCTAACAAGAATGGTTCGTTTCGTTTACTTGTTGAATACTCCTACCGATATTCATTCCCGGTTACCTGATCTCaactcttcctcttcaaccCAACCTCTTCGGTTACCTATTCTCCTTAGTAACTCTGATGATTCCTTATCTCCTAATAAGTCGATCATCGCTTCCATCTCTTCTCACGCCCCTTCTCGGTCTCCTTCTCCCACTGAGTTCTCTGCGTTTTCACACCCCTTGACTTCTTACCCCGAGTTGTCAACCGCTCTTCTCGCTGCCTATAACAGCGCACCCAATCTTCCCCTCACAACTAACCATCACTGGACTACTCATGATCAATTCATTTATTATCGAGAACGTCTTTTTGTTCCGCCTCATGCTACGACTCTCAtcaatgatattattcGTCTTTTTCATGACCTTCCGTCCAGCGGACACCTTGGTTACCGCAAAACCTTTGACCTTCTTTCTCGTTACTTTTATTGGCCCCAGATGACTTCGTCGGTCCATCCCTACGTGAAAAACTGCCATCTCTGTCAGGTTAGCAAACCAAAAAACCGTCCACCTCTTGGTCAGTTAATCTCTTTACCGATCCCTGAACGCCCTTGGCAATCCCTGTCCATGGATCATATCACCAATCTTCCCACTGGTCCTAACCAACCCTATGATGCTATCCTTGTTATCGTCTGTCGTCTCACCAAGATGCTTCATCTGATTCGTTGTTCTACCACAGATACTGCATCCTACCTCATCGCCCATCTGCAACTGAATATTTTTCGGCTTCATGGTTATCCGGACTTCATCACTTCAGATAATGGTTCTACCTTTAAATCTGACAAGTTCAAAACTTTTTGTCATAACTCCGGCATCAAGTTACACTTCActtctcctcttcaccCCGCTGGCAATGGTCAAGTTGAACGCTTCAATCAGTTTGTTTCTAACTACATCAAGTCGTTCACCTCTGCTACTCCACATTCCTGGTCCACCAACCTTTCAGATGCTGAATTCGCCTTCAATAATTCAGTTTCTTCTGCCACTGGTTTTACTCCTTTCTACGCCAACTATGGTTTTCATCCTCGCGTTCCTTTCGCCCCTCCTTCAACTCTCCCCCTTACTCCTCGCCATCCTATTGAGTCCTCTCAACACCTTTCCCGTACCCACCTTACTCTCTCTCGGCACCTTGCTAAAGCTCAGCAGAACTACGCGAAACACTACAACCGCCATCATCTCCAGTATACTTTCAATGTTGGTGATCTTGTTCTCGTCAGTTCTTCCCGCTTTCAACTCCAAGGTCAACGGAAAACTCTACCTCGTTTTCTCGGTCCCTTTGCTGTCTCCGAAGTTGTTAACCCTACTTCTTATCGTCTTCAGCTTCCTCCTACTCTTAAAACCCACGATGTTTTTCACATTTCTCACTTGTCCCCTTATCATTCACTTCACGATCCTTCCATCAACATCCTTCATCTCACTGTTGGTGACTTCTCGTTTCCTATCGACAAGATCGTGGATCATCACATCCAACCCGACCAACTTTACTTCCTCGTTCGTTTCAAATACGCCACCACTCGGGCTCACAAACATGAACATTGGATTCCCCTTTCCAGCTTTGGTCGAGACCACTACCCTCTCCTTCGCGCTTATGCTTCCAAGTGTCGTTCTCCAGAGTCTACCACTCTTCTCTCGCGACTCGCTACGCTCGTCGCTTCGGAGGGAGGAGATACTGTCACGATTCCGGCTTCCCAATAGCTTATCCGTTATCTTCCGACCTCTACCGACTACCTCCGCATGTCAGCCGTCTTCCTGCctctcttcaacatcactcCAAATGCATACTTCTGCATCTCATGTCGTCTTCGCCGACTTATCTCTCTATaacttctccttgataagTTTCATGTTGACGCTAATGCCGTCTGCTCCACTTCCTATGTCTCCAGTTTGTCTTGGCTCGTTTCACACTCGCCTCtccttggtcatttgatctatgttttgtttcatctaataatttcgcctcattctcttttctttattttcttctcaaagattcttttctactttttcatcttgttctcaattattatataaagggtactattttgctctttcaattagttttattctttagatattaaaacatCTGTTACTAATATTAATCCTTATTCAAAACCTCCTTCAAGTGCGACTACTCCCAGAACTTAACCGACTTTCATACAACTTTATCTCACAGTAAGTGTATATGAATCTTAAAGGTTAACCTGGTTATTCTGAtaattcttatctttaGATAATGGTTTCGCATGCCACATGGATAAAGTATTCCGAATATCTCGGACATGAAACAGCCGTGCATCTTCGGAAGCCTCACCTGACacccagccgccggaggcaggcccccccTCCCGGCGGGTCCCGGTGAGAGGTGCGGGTGAAACCGGAGTGATAGGAGTGGTAGTGGGTCAGGCGGACATCAACAATGAGGGAAAAGACCCGTGTTGGTTTATCATTGTCGAGCAAATTTGCCAACTCGGACCAGCAAGGAGCTCACCGGGAATATCAGTACATTCGTCTATTAAATCTATGTGCCCACTTGAGTAATAGTTTACGTGGTGCATGACAGCATCGCTAGTCGAACCGTTAAACTTTAAAATGGCTGCATTGTGCATATTCAGTAACAGGAAACAAGTCGCGTGAAAAGATTTAGCCGACAGACGGTTCTAAGACATGGCGGGTGAAAAGCGAGCGagcagcaaaaaaaaagggtcTTTCCAAGTGTCTCACTTTTCGACACCACAGTTTCCGCCTTACAAGCGATCAACGATCTACGATGAGTTATATGTTCGGTAAAATATATTGCCAGTAAATCAACAATGACTGACGCCtacagatattattttgccCTGTTTGTTTCAGCTTTACCCTTGGAACATGTGTTTTGCTGGGTCAAGCTGTAGCCAGGGCTGCCGCAACCGCTTTAATTATTATGTACTTGCATGTCTGTATTTCACCATGTCTCAGTTTGGCCCTTACTGCTGGCATTATTTGCTCTCTACCCAACGAGAAATCCACTGCCTCTCAGAGGGGAACACCTCACATCAAAGGCGAACACCTCACACAGAACATGTTCAAGGCGTGAACCGTATAAACTGCTGCATATACGTGGATAAACACACCGTTGGGCGGATGGTAGATACCGTTAAACTGGAATGAAAACCGGTATGCTGTCTGGTAGAATTGGTAAGGATATCCAGGGGTAGAAAGTCTGATAATCCACTCCGTTCACGACCATGGCTTCAGatattttattggtttGAGGCGGCGATTTTCTCACGGTTTAATGTTATTCCAGATTGTTTAGCCATCGTCGTTAGCTGGTTAGTGGTTAGCTACATGTTGTTATTTGATACGGCCTTTTTTGGGCACAGCTAGAAATGCTGGTGTGAACACGGCGCGtcactgctgttgtttttttgtctgCCAACTGCCAACTTCTTGCTCAATTTACTGAGACAGCCTTGGTACGTAGGTGGGTCACAATCCTGGTGCTTACCAAGCTTTTGAAACTGCAAACGCCGTCTGTTCGCCTGCTTATCATCTATATTACCATTTTCTATTTCTATTAAGCTAGGGAGTATGTATTATGACAGAGAAATCCAAGCCAGTCCTGGTAAATTTAAGCAATCTGATAATCTAGTCTGTTTAGCCATGGCGCCAGTATTTTTGACGTCACAAGTCGCCGATTGACCGTGATTGCCGCAACTGCTCAAATGCTCAACAGAACCGTGATACCTGGCCATGCAAGTCAAACGATTGTCTATCAGCAAACTATCTTGGAACGACGACTCACTCCGTTACATTAAGAAAGGATCATCTAGATCAATGGTGGCAGTTGAAAATCATGTCTATCTGAATGCGTCCGCTGATATCATGAAACTGGCCACAAATACAACTGCAATGTTACAAATACTAGGAGACCTTGTACAAATGTCGGGTTTTATTGATACCGactgttgctgataaaACATTTTTTGGAGGAACGAGCCAACTCTTGTCGCTCGTTTAAAATAGCGATATCACCTGTACTCAAAAACCGATTGGCAGGAACATCAATTCGAGCGGCAGGAACAAAACGTTAACTGTTGTCCACCCGTGTCCGTCAATTTGCGGGCGGCTTGCATCAACTGCGTAAACTACCAAACTGTGCATGAAGGATCAtgaaaaacgaaaaaaaacaaaaaaaaagtcctATTTCAAAAAATTGGCCGTTCCCATTCGGGAAATTTCCACGAAGCAAGTCAATATGGAACAAGTGTCTGTACTGATCGAAGCATGTGAAGATTCTAGCAACAAAAGACAtccacaaaaaaaatctggtCTCATTACGAATCAACGGCCGTTTTGTTCTATTCATAATGTTCataataaacaataaacacTGACCCTGCAATCAACACAATTGTCATGATGTGCTAAAATTTTCAAACTAGTATATCTGTAGGTTTGACTCGAATGCTGGATAAATAATACCAGCGGAGATCTACATCGAGGTGCAGCTGCCAAATTTTGCGCCGTTAGAGATTGCCCAAACTAGTATTAAAAGGGCTAATTGAAATATGCAAAATGACAAAAGTGGCCTATTTGACATATGAACGACAGAGCCTAGCCTCTCGAGCCCCTGAAAGTTACTCGAGACGCCGAAGTCCAACTATATGCATGTAACCACTTAGTGCCACAAGTGAGGGGAAATTACAGGACGGTGCTAACCCTCAAAACGCGTCCTAACTACCAGACGACTGTTAGTAAGAAGCGGATAAGTCTCTGGGGAAAGGGGGTCGGTTAAACGCCAAATAGTGTTGCAGAAATCTGGTCCGTTAAAAAACGTGCTTCTCCGCTCTTCACCACGTCCGTTTAATGTCCTTTACGGTACTGATAGCAGCAGGTTCGGATATATGTCAAATACAAAATTATCTAGTAAATCGTTAATGTATACAATAGGGGTAGGTTCCTGAAAACATCCTAATCCAACCCCCCTCTTAATGACATGAGGCACTCCaaattattaaaaatgCACCAATCATCGGATTAATAGGGGTCAATTTAATATTTCACAACAGTTTACTTGTCTCAGATCCCCGACCTCATATGTCTTATAGAGTGGGGCTCGATCTCAACGGTGGTCAAACGGCTCTGGTTGGTCgatttgattattttcttttcttggctCTTTTTACACACTCCCATGGGGTATGCGCCTGTTGTCGCCGACATTCAATATCCACTTTGAAATGCccattgtttttttttttttgacaccGATGATAACCGAACCTTTTGACACGGCAAATTTCGTCTGATAAAAAATGCTCATATCTATTATTGAGATATATACACTTAGCTATTTAATCCCCCACCTTCTGAACTAACTGTAAAACCAGTAAACTCTAACTCATCTTGGCAAAAAGTCAATTTAGAATTAGAATAAAGTTAAGCTCATTATTGAGACACCAAGCATCACCGGTTTTAACCTCGGTAAACTCGCCATATGTGAGCTCGTGTCTTAGTGCTTGCTGTACACAACCCGTCTTGAAATTAAAATACTCCTTGTCCTTGCAGCAAGGTCCACTCAATGGCTGAGATCTTTCTGTGCTGCAAAGCATGCCACACTTCAGTTTGGCTTCGTTTTTGGGGCCAATGCCTTTCGTTCTGTGGATGAAGGAGAATAAATGTGATTGACAGAGGTAAATACCTCTTGGGGTAAAGTAACTGTATATCGTTAAAACTGTTGAACAAAAGCAATTATATGTCGCAACTGCAGTTGTGTGCTGGTCATAGCTCCTCACCCTCTTAAAAAAAGTAATGTGAAATAAATTTGGCGATCTACATGCAGTGATTTTTCGAAGTCCAGACTGTGCCGCTATAAATGATATCTACTTCGCTACGTCTGGAGTTTGAGGTTTTGAATTTTGTGACTTTTTACCGTtggtttgttgttttcttAGCTTTTGGTGCGAACTAGATAATCTAGCTGAATACCACTGAGTTAAATTGGTGACGTGAAAAATAACAAGCCAAGCGGAGTCAACTTGTACGGTGTTTTATAAATGGTACAAGTTTAAGGCACTTgttgtttttcaattttggcatttttttttaataatttatCAGGCTGGACCCTGTTAACTtatcattttatttttagttttttttttatcttccCGTTTGATTCACTTACAATTGGGTTATAACAGTCAAGTTCTAGCTTTGATCAAGACTGTTGTTGCCAATTGAAATTAGAGTGTATTATAATGATTGATCAACCGGCGTCCATCCAACTATTTACGCCCGTTTCCACTCCTCCTTCAGAAGTGCAATCTTTAACCAAAGGACAACCTGACTCTTCTCCTATTGATCATTCTGTCTTGTTGCCTTATAAAACTATGTCTGGATCATTTCATTATGATCCGAATGCAAGCGTTCCTTATCAGCGTCCTGATCCACCCTTCAGATCTGATGCTTCTGCGGtagccagcagcagtatgAAATTGGAACGTCTTGATCCCTCTTCCATAGGAGTCAAACTGGAAAGAGCCGACTCGGTTTCCTCTTGGACCTCTTCATCGGCTGCATATCCACCCACCCCAGACTCCAGTATAATCCCAAGGACGTCTTCTTCCACTCCAGGTATTGGCAACTTCAATAACTTTGAAAGGTCTGCCTCGTATGATAACTTATCATACATCACAGTTGAAACTGTTTTGCCAGATATCAAGAATTCTGAGGGCAAGTTTTGCTGTACCCATTGTGACAGAGTTTACACTCATGGCAAGCACCTTCGAAGGCACATGCTGAGACACACAGGCGAACGTCCATACGGATGTGACTGGTGTCCAAGGCGATTCACTCGTGCTGACATTCGCAAACGTCATGTTCTCAAGTGTAGAGCAAGACTCGAGCAAGCTGGGTCCGCTACTACTTATAGCAGGAATGCCGAGGCACAGTACTTGCCATCTGCTGTTCAGATGTATAGAGAAGATGGTGTTGAAAGACTGTCTCGTTCTAGATCTATGAACCAGTTGAGCAGCTTTGGATATAGCTCGCCAGCTCCCCAACAGCAATATCAAATGACGCCTCTTTCTGATACCCCCGCTTCGAATTACAGCGGTTCGAGACAGGTGTTTCATGTTGTCCCGGTGACTCAAGCTGCCACTTCGTCTGTCCCACCACCATCGCCTGTGCAACCACCTCATATTGCACATCCAGTTCCAGTACACGATGCTCGTTGGAAGTCACATCAGCAGGTTCTTCAGTTCCCCAGTCATAGAACTGCATCACCTCAGGTTGGCTACCAGGTAGTAGATAGTCCCAGTGAGACCCAATCTGGTGAAGTTTCCAGTCTGCCTCTTACTGGCTCGTCCAGTAGCTCTTTCTCTGCATTTTCTCACTTGTCAGGGTACAGACAACCGTCTCACAGCCTGACTCCTGTCGCATCCACCATCATGTACTACCCAGGTCAGATGTCGTCGGTTCCCCAGCCCACTCAAAAGCTGTCCACCCCATCACCACCCTTGTATCAATCCACAAACACCTATGGAGGAGTCCAAGAGAGATATACCCAAGTGGCCGAGCCAATGGCAGCACCCACACTGCCGCCTCCACTGACATCGAATCTCACTTCGCTGTACACCCCTCCCATCGTCCAGCCCTCGCCACTACTCGACAGTTATGGATCAGTCCCCTCGCACGCCCCATCTTTTGTACATACTCCAAGACCAGGTCAGTTTGGCTTGGGTATTTATGTTAACGAACCAGAACCTTACAGACACAGACGTCTGGACTAAACCAGCGTCTATATTTATGCCATCCCCCATCATTTCATGACCTCCCAATATTTATGACTCTTTATACTAGCTATTATTATAGAAACGCAGTGCTACGAATCTCCTTgccagactgcctccggcggctggggctctgccccagaccccgtggctcctctcgctccgctcgagtcgtgacgtccacggtcccagcagcctcctgcgaagcaggagccacggggtctggggcagagccccagccgccggaggcagaccaggCACAAGTGTTAGCAGCGAGATGTATTAGTCAAATGCGGATAGATATTAATTGGGACGGGGATCGATGGGTCGCATGATCTCGTCGTAGATCATGCGTTTGAGTTCCTCGGTGGTCAGCTCGTCTTTTTTCCTGTCGAAGTCGAAGAACTCCTGCGGGATAGGTGTAGCAGTGGGCTCGTCGTCCGGGTCGTGGTACTGTTCTAGGTAGGGGTGCTTGAGAGCTTCTTCGACTGTGATTCTCTTTGAGGGGTTGAATGCGAGCATTTTGTCGAGCAAATCTACTGCTAGCAGGTTGGCATTGGGGAACAGTGCTCGGAATGgcgtcttcttcttgaatgGCAGTGAGCGGATGTATTCTCGAGCACGTCGCGATTTCACGGCATAGTAGTCTTCCATGGTAGGTGTACCTAGGACATCCAATATGAGCATCAGCTGGTGATGGTAATCTTTACCGGGGAAGAGAGGGCGACCGCTTAACATCTCTGCCAAAATGCAGCCAACTGACCACATGTCAATTGCTTTTGTGTATTCCTGGAAGGTGAGCATGATCTCTGGAGCTCGATACCAACGGGTCGCAACATACTCAGTCATGAACCCGAAGTTATCGTCAGTGGACGCAGCAGAACGAGCGAGTCCGAAATCACATACTTTCAAGTCGCAGTTGGCGTTGAGAAGAAGGTTAGAGGGCTTCAGGTCTCGATGTAGTACATTGGCAGAATGCATAGCTTTGAGAGCACGTAGAGTCTGGTAGATAAAGTACTGACAGTGGTCATCCGACAAGGTCTGAGAACCAATGACTCGGTACATATCAGTTTCCATGAGCTCTTGGATCAGATAAACTTCTTGAAAGGGATCATATGCAGGTGGCTTTTGAATGTCCAGAATAGAAATAATGTTTTCGTGGTTGAAATGTCGAAGCAGTTTTATCTCTCGTAGAGTTCTTAAACAAAACATGGATTTGTCGAATGGAATGATTTTCTTTATAGCTACTTTTTGTCCCGAAGGTTTGTGAATAGCCGAACACACAATACCATACGCGCCTTCTCCGACTACTTCCAATATTTGATAGTGGTCTGATACGTTGAACGagatttttcttggttctGGTCGAGGCATCTtgaattttgtttttaacACCAAGTCAGTCCGAATGCAAGAGAATAGTAAATGGGTCGACAAGCGATTCCAGCAATGGAAGTGTCCAGTTTATGTGATGTGGTGATGCGGAAAGTTTGAGGCAGGCAGGAAGGGAATCCAAGACTACGCGTGTCAGTTACTGAATTATCAAAATCCGTCCCGTCAGTAACAGTTGTTAAAATGCAGTGTAGTCTATATCAGATGGAGTGAGGTCTTGTAAAAGATACAGTCAAGAATGTTATTGAGGGAAGCTGATAACAAACGATAGCAACTTGTGGCAGTGAGGTGTGCAGACTGCAGCGTATGAGGCAGCTTTCTTAGAGGAGGTAGAGGTTAGAACTCTAGCTAATTCCACGAACCTTGTTGAAATagacaaatcaaaatatttagGCTAAGATAAGGTTAGTGACGCTTTCCCGTGTTTTAGTAATCATTTACATGACCATACCTTAATAATGACGTCAAATTTCAGAAATGACCACAGAAACAACCTTTTGCTAATATTAGAACTGCTGATAACAGTTCCAATAATCCA
This is a stretch of genomic DNA from Sugiyamaella lignohabitans strain CBS 10342 chromosome C, complete sequence. It encodes these proteins:
- a CDS encoding retrotransposon-derived protein PEG10 isoform 1 → MQILLRSVPEATAQLWLQQPPDSLARLTPEGFFTFLTNLYHISPRHVLKARESELRNLRCSSLSQVPTYNTTHRALSSELGWNESQRIDGYLAGFTQPDLVRHTDDVDPEYDYDQLQRHFQAFALRLYDKRRTDTSSNANNNGSRSSASRSASRKLSSEERRRREKEKLCLYCASPDHAVAQCSVKPVSNSSSSQSSSFPKPSSKSSGSTSRSKVVTPSSRVHMITVKTEPVESASSDFPDSFHEQALSDHDLSDLNEDDFVDSPSSGSSSSATSNSSTLQSNAFYLSHLMFAEVPACVPHEFLEVSFGPITGSETSVQAHVDTGAQSSLIDYDFAARHNLGVISADLDLYAYNATAPFARTHFQVPLSINWQGKFYRVKFVVVPNCPYPMVLGAGFLKFPFEFNLFQPHPLQPLPPRAVTPTCGPFMPQAPVPSQPASFASCRSSYKPPHNQHKRSYKYKHRRSPHNSTPTSRIYLVTTVENVDPPSFIPSRILKVFDTVPTSLPPHRSELI